AGCCCCTAAAAGATGCAGACTTCTTACCTAACTAGGATCTCTTTTTCCTTCATTTCGCTTATAAGCAGCTGCAATTTTGTGTTTAATGTCAGTTATAAACTGTCTAACGTCTAACGTTTACCTCAGCAAAgctaaaagaaaatttgaaaattttacgaagaagttAAACAAAATCTATCACCATGGTGGTATCACAACAATATGCCCATGGCATACCAAAACGTTTGAGTATAGAAGAATTGAAAAAGAAATACGAAACCCAAATGCCACAGGAAGCCTCTAAACCCCAATCTCCAAAGGTGACTAAGAAAATCAAGGTCAAACAATTGGCTTCTTTATATAAtggcaaaatttcccaattAATGGAGAAAGAGCATGGCAATAAGAAAGCCAACAATACGAAGGATTCCCAAAAGTCATCCTTGCCCAAACCTGTGCCTTTGCCAAGAACTCGTTTCGATCAGAACCAAACTCCAGTGCCAAGTCCTCGCTCCAAGACTTTGGCCAAGCTGCAAAAGAGTTCCACGTTTTTTGTGGCCGAGGATATCCTGGCCAAACTCTCTGTCAAAGACAAGGCTCTACTCTATACCCAGTTTGTCAATGATATGTCACGTAAAAATCCTAAATTTGTCAACCATGCCGAAAGGATTGAAGCCAATCTTAAGAAGGAAGTAAAACGAGGCGAAGTTGTCAATGAGAAACAGGAATCGGTGAAACATCTCTTGAAGGAAATTGAAGCTAGATGTGTATTCCCCAGACAAACCATATCGCCGGAAGCCATGCCCAGAGTAACTACAATACAAAGGCCAAGCAGAAGGGATTCCTTTAAGGAGACTGTGACAAAGTCTAAGGAATTTGAGGACTTGATGAAAAGAGAAGAGTCTCACATTTCCAGCTTAACCATAACACTACAAAGCAACAACGATAAAGACTTGCAAACGAGGCATAGAAGAGCCAAGTCCTTGCCTAGGCATAAAACCCAGGAAGATGATCTGAATCTCTGCGAAACTGTGCACAAGCGTAACAATGATAAAATGCGCACCACTCTGTCCATTGATGTCTATGCTCCACCCAAAAAGATACGACGTACCCGAGCAGAACATTTGGCTCCTGCTCAGCTCTTCCAAAATCAGCATTTGGAGCAGTTGTTTTATACATGGCTGAAAGAACGCCAGCTAGAAGTTGAAACAACAAAAGAAGTTTTGGGTCAATCCAAAATCGATCAACTTTTGGAGCAGGCCATAGCCAAATTGGAGACGGTGGAAACCAAACAGAAGAAGCAAGTAGAGGTGGAAGTAGAAGATAAAGTAGTCCCAACAACTCAGCAACCTTGCTCTAAGCCCATGATTAGCTCCGAATCTTCTACCACCTCTTCGGCTAAGCATTCGGCAGCCGAAGAAAGCGAATCTGGTGTTTCAAATATGGAAAAGGTAAGTCCCCTGTCCATTACATTTAAAGGCCCCTCGTACTCACATCTACCTCCTCTGTTAACTCTCCAGCACATCTCAGATGTTTCGCCTCAAGAATGTACCGAATCCACCATAGATGATTCGGGCTTTGTTAAACCCCTTAAGGCCTCGAGGAAAAAGAAAATGCGACGCTCTTTAACATGGCGCAAGGATAGTACCATGATTGAATCCAACATTCTTATCAGCTCCACCGATTCTGAAGCCGATCATCAATTAGCCCAGAGAAAGCCTCCCAGCAAACTTGCCAACACAGACTCCCCTTCCTTCAATGAAGACAGTCAATTCGTAGAGCCAAGTTTTGAGGAATTGGATAAGACCCTAATGAAGTCGGTCAACTCACCCAGGAAGATAAAATCTGCCTACACTTTAACGGTGTGCACACCAAACTCAGGACTTGATTCTTCCTCTACCTCTTCCCTAAATACCAAAAGAGAAAGGCATATGGAAATGAACCAAAGCAACATGGCCAACTACTCAACTTCCAAGGACTCCCACATGAAGAAGATGACTGAATTGCCTCGTTCCCTGGTAGATAGTTTTGATCAGGGGTTTGAGACTGGATCCAATGATGTAGATAGCCCCGTTAGATCCAATAGAAAAGCAAGGCCCAGTCGCTCTAAAAATTCCCCTACTCCCATGGAAAACCAACTGGCTCCAGAATCTCACAAGGCCTCTCGAGATAAAAACCAGAAATCTTTGGCTAATCCTTCATGCTTTTCCACACCCATCAAGCATCAGGCACAGCATAATCTTAGTTCCGCCTTTAATGAGACTACCACTGAAGTTCAAACCCAAATCTTCAGTCCCATATCGGTGCCTGTGAAAAATCGTCGCCGTTCCATATATGACAATGAGTCGCGACGTAGTTCCTTGGCCATGCAAGTCATAAGGGAAGATCATCCTTTGGAGCACCATGAGATACAATCACCCAGCTCTGTCCAAAACTCGGGGGCCTTCTTTGCCAATGCTCCCACCCTGGAGTTCAGCAGTAATTTAAGCGATCAGACTCAACAATGCTCCTCGTTCTGGATAAAATCTGGAGATTTTTCCATTTCCCTGGACATACAAAAGAATGAAAGTGATCGCCTGAAATTACTTTACGAAATCTTTAGCCAAAGGAGCTGTGATACCAAGGATCTACACTTTGGCATAGATGGTCATCGTTTTGCGGTACATCATAATGCCTATGAGGAACAGGACAATGCCCATCGTTTGCCCCAGCTCGAAGGTTACTCTCAATATTGGTTTTCCAGCGGTGATTTGGCCATACCTTTCAGTGGAAAATTAATGGCCAGCCAGAAGGTTGAAAGACTGTTCCAATTCATCAAAGCTTCAGTGGAGGAGACGGGAGTTTTGCAATTTGGAGTAGATAATGTGGAATTCTCCAATGTCTCCCAATATTGGAGTCAGTCTCCAAAATTTTCCCTGGAAAGCAATTACAGCATGCTGGTGGGTTTGCAGTCTGGTCAAAGCAATGGCCTGGAAGGACGCAGCAAATATGCCTGGCCCCATTCAAAACCTGTGCAGGttagcgatttggaccaatccGATTTTGAGAGTGAATATTTTGAGGATAATGTATCCGGACGCTCTTCACTATCACCATTTGGTAATGAGCAGGCCCAAAGCTCGGATACTTTTGGTAACGACTACCAAAATGAGTCATTGGATCAATTAttccaaaaaaccaaaaatgaaaaGGCCTCACAGTCCAATGACTCCACCAAAGTTCCCCAAGTGATGAATATTCTGCAAAAGCAACATCAGCGTTTGAGCTCAGTCAAGGAGCGTTTATCTAGCTATCACAAATCAAAAGCTCCCGCCGCTGAACCTTTGGATGCTTTGAAGGGAAGCCCTGAATATATTGCCAAACTAAAAGATGTTGTCTCTCACATCAGTCGCATAGGTTCAGATGATGGttttaagaattgctccttggaAGACTTGGAACGTTATATGTTCTTTTTGAGCCGTTATGCTGATATCTGTTTGAATAGTTGCAGTGGCCATATGGATAAGATATTGGATGCCTTACTGGATCAGAGAGCGGTGTTCGTTTAGATCCCAATTAAGGCCTTAAGGTATATGacatgggcaaaaaaaatttcccaactataattttaagtttaaatttgaaataattattaaaattaacaaaagagCCTTTAAAAGGACATCGATTTAAgaaagttgtacaaaattaataaatgaaGCATTTTTTTACATAATGTCTTTACTTTAATTGTTGTAGCCATGCAAGtgtgacgatcctcgtcaagctcctgttccggtccaaatgaccgatcgccgcgggaacagggtacccattggttattttagagcaaagtgtttggggggccgcccatcccaaaaacaatccccaaagaggacaaatttaggaccatagtATTATGGGGTGGGTTacaatgaaaagtctttgggagtaaagcacgaatttgttatcaatattcgggaaaagtgtctatggggccaccccacccacatAACGCCAAcaatataggacgtatttgctgactattccaATATagggctgtaataagaggtattttagagccGCCCCATCCCCTAACCACCACCAAACCggtaatgtttgccgactatgggaatatggacctcaaatgaatggtatttgggagtagaccacaaatctgatatgCACACTCGGGAtaaactgcctaggggacgtctcacCCCCAAATAAAACGTagttgctcaccatgacaatttgggtcttaaagagagtggtcTCGATATTTAtcgtttttagggcccataccccaaaccggacatatttgctgacgtttgcaataaggggtttaaatgaaaggtatttcagatcagaaaacgatatccaattttgaggccaatggcaatatggggttcatataaatgatattgggttgcccaaaaagtaattgcggatttttcatatagtcggcgttgacaaagctcgtgactctgtaattgcattctttcttctgtcagttatcagctgttacttttagcttgctttagaaaaaaagtgtaaaaaaagtatatttgattaaagttcattctaagttttattaaaaatgcatttactttcttttaaaaaatctgcaattactttttgggcaacccaatatttgagagtagagcactatgccgatatattttcagggctaagtgtttgggggattaccctactccccaaaacaccccataaatcgggcatatttaccgaccacgtcaatggggcgctcaaattaaaggtattggggagaagagttcgaaattgatacccactttcggaaccaatctATGAGTatacctcttccccaaaacaccccacaaagagcaattatttaccgaccattgcaatatggggctcaaataaagatatttggatattagatattacaatacgaatctgatatccaaatgtgggaccatgtattttcctAAATTACTTACATTTTTATTGGTTGACTTCTTAATCTGTTCGGATATTTTTCCACCAGTCGATCTCGGATTTTGTGCCACATATTTTATCACATTGCGTTTCTCATGATGAGATAACGCTTTGGGTCACCCAGCGTTCTTATGATTGGAGACCAATTGACCACTGtcaccatatttttatacccaccatcgtaggatATACCacctatattcatttagtcattccgtatgcaaTACATCgcaatattaatttccgaccctacaaagtatatatgtttcggatcgtcgtaaaattctaagttgatttaacgatgtccgtgtgtctgtctgttgtcatcactctagagccttcaaaaattgagatattgagctgaaatttggcacagatacgtctttttgatacacgctggttaagttcttgagcgggccaaatcggaccatatttggatatagctgctacatagaccgattttccgataaagggtccaatgcccataactttatttttcatccgattttgctgaaacaacaactgacccaaatatggttcagatcggactatatttagatatgctacctgtccgtctgttgtcatctctttagagccttcaaaaattgagatattaagctgaaatttggcacagatacgtctttttgatacacgctggttaagttcttgagcgggccaaatcggaccatatttagatttagctgctacatagaccgattttccgataaagggtccaatgcccataactttatttttcatctgattttgctgaaacaacaactgacccaaatatggttcagatcggactatatttagatatagctaccatatagaccgatcccccgatttagatacagctgtcatatagatcaatatgccgataaagggtctgaagcccataaaagctttatttctaaccgatttcgctaaaatttggaacagtgagtttagcctcccgatatggttcagatcggactatatttagatatagctgccatatagagctatctgccgataaggggtctgaagcccattaaagctttatttattacacgatttccctgaaatttgaaacagtgagtaggttaagacctcccaatattggacctaaatatggttctgatcggactatatttagatatagctgtcatatagagcgatctgccgataaggggactgaagcccataaaaactttatttattacccgatttcgctgaaatttgaaacagtggggttttctgagcctcacgatatccgaccttaatatggttgagatcggtttagaattggatatatctgccaaaaagaacaatattttgttcttcaaaattgaatagtgtcataaagggtgatttttttgaggttaggattttcatgcattagtatttgacagatcacgtgggatttcagacatggtgtcaaagagaaagatgctcagtatgctttgacatttcatcatgaatagacttactaacgagcaacgcttgcaaatcattgaattttattaccaaaatcagtgttcggttcgaaatgtgttcattcaccgttcagcgatgaggctcatttctggttgaatggctacgtaaataagcaaaattgccgcatttggagtgaagagcaaccagaagccgttcaagaactgcccatgcatcccgaaaaatgcactgtttggtgtgatttgtacgctggtggaatcattggaccgtattttttcaaagatgctgttggacgcaacgttacggtgaatgaacacatttcgaaccgaacactgattttagtaataaaattcaatgatttgcaagcgttgctcgttagtaagtctattcatgatgaaatgtcaaagcatactgagcatctttctctttgacaccatgtctgaaatcccacgtgatctgtcaaatactaatgcatgaaaatcctaacctcaaaaaaatcaccctttacgttACAGGTCCAGTATCTATTAGAAAAGCAAGATAACGCACCACCATAACTGTCTTAGCgaataaattgaaaacaaaatctgCAAGATCCGTTATATTTGCAAGAACAATCTCAACAACACAATGTGTAGGAATAATTCCTTtgctcttttttttctttatttattattgggttgcacaaaaagtaattgcggattttttaaaagaaagtaaatgcatttttaataaaacttagaatgaactttaatcaaatatactttttttacactttttttctaaagcaagctaaaattaacagctgataactgacagaagaaagaatgcaattacggagtcacaagccgttgaaaaaatttgtcaacgccgactatataaaaaatccgcaattactttttgggcaaaccaagtTTTCCCCTTCCAAGATCTTGTGGGGACGTATCATaatattcttttgtttttttgagagAGAATTCAGTAAACTATCAGATCCCAAAGAGCAAAGTTGGAAATAATAGTAAAAATTGTGTCCTTTGTTagcttttaaaattttataaaggttGTACGAACAATTTTTTGGGTCACTGTACATGATATTTTACAAAAACCCTTTATTGGTCAAAAGAAATTTTCGAAGGATAATTTAGCTTCATATAAAGTGGAAGAAGGCACAACGACACGGGCCCGACACAGCtagttttctaaaaaaaaaaatatttttattgtattcttcctgaagtgaaattttctaaaaagcaGTTTGTAATCGTGTAAACTCTACATTCAGTAAAAAATCCGTATAACCGGATTTTAACAACCCTAATTGGTTACTCTCGCGATACTAGCTCTTTGAAGAGAAAATGTCACACAGACATATTGAGAGAGTTGACAAAGCGTAACACAAGTACGCACATAATCCATCACATACCTGATGTCTATCACGTAGTCATGTTCTCGCTGCTGGTTTTCGAAGTGTATGATATGTCAAGTGGATAATGTCCACCTTTATTTTCATTCGGCTAGTAATAGGTTTTTCGGGTTTTCTTTAAACCACTCTATGCATTTAAAATTCTTTGgcgaaaatattcaaattataGATTCATCCTCTCGTCTTTCCTTCATCCTACAGACGACATTATGGCACTCTATCATTATATGCCCCAGTCCGCACAAAGAGTTCCAAGCCACGCAGTTGATATTATTGAATATGTTGTGAAACCTTCCACTATTTTAGTTGGTGGATTCTTTGAGAGGGGCTACTGTTAAATCCGATTTTTTACTTTCCCAGTTTCTTCGAAATGATCAATCATAAAATGTGAAGTATTTTAAAACCAGTGCTAGTACTAATCAATATTCCAAAAAACCCACCTTGTATGGGTGACAAAAAGTGACTAAAGGCCCAAGCTAGATACAGGTAGCAACACCCAGCAGCTGAAGTTAATCTACCTTGGACAATATTTCGCTATATGTTAACTAAAGTTAAACTACCTACAAGATTTCTAAGCCATAGTTTAAAATTCTACCTGTATTCTTAAATGTCGCAAGATATTTTCTAACTATTTAACATCTTGTTAACCCAAAATAGTTAATCAGTTCTAAACTGTAACGTCTAACGTTAACATCGAACGCTCTAAGCAAACGATtaagaatttttgttaaaataacaaacaaaatgatTGCTCAGGTGAATAGTTCGCAAATTACCAACAGCAATGTAATGTTGCGCAAAAAGAATAACGGAATAGCGCCACGTCCCAGAAGCATGTTGGAATTGAAACCCCATCTAGAGatggcaattacagagttaccaaAAACCAAGTcacacaagaagtcaaaacttaaGCGCATGGCTTCCTTGTTTAACACCAAAATTTCAAGATTGCTGCGACGTGAAGCCAAACCCAAAAGCTATAATGCACTAGTGAATGAATTATCACCAGAACCTAAGGTAGCAGCCAAGCCATTATTTTCGAAACTTCTAACACTACCGCGAGCACGCAAAGCTGAGAAAAGTGAAGCAaaagccaagattttaaatcattTGAATCAAATTAAGAAGAATTGTCCTTATGCCTCATCAATAAGTCTGAGAAACAGGATGCTCGAGGTCAAGGCTCTCAGGGGAGCTGTGAATATTCCCAATTCATTAAACGAAACTTGGAAAGATCAACATTTCTCTAAGAATTTACAACATTTCTCTTTCAAAGCTGAATCAAAATGTGAGGATTTTAACATTAAAACCAATCTTCGAAGAACTCGTTCTTTAGATTTGGCCCAAGTTAAAGCTAGTCAACTTAACTATTCATGGCTTGAAGCAAAGCTGGCAAACCCAGTCGAACCAAATAAGTCCATTACCGATAAATTGTTGGAAGAGATCCTTGGCAAACTTGAGGCAATGGATATGAGCAAAGTAAAAAAtcccatagaaaatttgaaaacaaatttcaattcaCAGAAATTGTCCGGTCATCAAAATTTCCCCAAGCCTATGCTTACTTCAGAATCATCGACCACTTCCTCGGCCAAACATTcagaaattgaagaaaatgAATCAGATCTTCCCCCAAGTTCCATGGAGCCAGTGGTTATTTCAATATCAGCCAGTCCCACCAAACAATCATCAACTGAAGACTCTCCAACAGAAATGTCAACAGCATTACAGGTAAGTTACAAAAAACCCGAATACTAACTAAACAAGCGAAATAACATTTTCCCTTTCTTCTTTTTAGAAACAGCATGGCAACTCCAACAGTCCCAGTTATAACAAGAAAATTTCACCCGGCAAGCCTATAAAATCCCTAAGGAAAAAGAAAATGCGTCGAACCTTAAGCGGCAGAAAAGAAAGATCCATGGAGGAAGCCAAGACCACAACCACCACCACTACTGATTCTGAATCAGATTGCTGGAATCTTAGAAATCCCAACAACTCCAGAACACAACCCCAGACTTGcttcaaaaaatctaaaaattccTCTTTTGCCTTAAATAGCCTGCAATCTACAAAGCCTTCAGTGGATGCTGTTAGACAAAAACGTAGAGATTCTCTTATGCTCAATGATATTTCTGGTGTGGAAAAGACTTCATCCCGTTGTTTGGGCAGAGATAACAATGACAGTCCATCCCATTCGCCCACCGATAGTTATGATCAAGGCTTTGAAACTGGTTCCATGGATAGTCCCATACGAAGAATGGATGACAAGTCTCCCCGCATATCCATTGATATGAACCTCAAACAGCCTCAAACCAATTCAGCCTTCTTCTCAACACCCATTAAGAAGCAGGGACAAAAGAGCCTTAATTCGGCTTTTAATGAGAGTGGTTCACAATGCCCTAGTCAAAATGGTCAACAAATGCAGTGCTTTAGTCCCATATCCATGGTGATGAAATCACGTCGCCGCTCCATCTATGACAGTGATTCGCGTCGCAGTTCCTCCATAGCCATGCAAGTCATACGTGAAGATCGTTCCTGGGAACATGAACAACAAGTCGGTCATACAAATCATAGCCAAGACTTTTCTGCCGTGGCGGCTCCCAGTGCCTTGAATCTCAGTCAATCCATACAAGGCGAAGCATGTGCTAAAAGTTCTTCATTTTGGATACAATCAGGGGATTTCTTTGTGGCTTTGGATATCTTCGAAAATGATGCGGAACGTGTAAGGCtactctatgaaattttctgccAGAAGAGTTGTGACACCAAAACAGCTTTCTTTGGCatagatggtcataaatttgCCTTGAAAAAAGGAAAGGTGGAATTACAAAATGTGCCTCAACGTCCAAATCATAATAGTAAAACCTCACACTATTGGTTCTCCACTGGGGATATGACCATACCTTTCAGTGGTAAATTGTTGCCCAATGAGAAGGTGCAAAGACTCTTCCAATTCATCAAGATGGCAGTGGAGGATACTGGCATATTAAGGTTTGGGGTTGATGATGTGGAGTTCTCCAAAGTTTGTGAAATGTGGAATCCCTCTCCCAAATATTCTCTCGACAGCAATAATAGCCTGGCCAGCAAGAGCTCTCGGAAAAGTATGGAAGGTAACCGTAAATATTCCTTGCCCTATGCCTCGAAATCAAGAAGATCCAGCAGCCTCAGCCGTGACGTATCTGACTTCGAAAGTGATGACTTTAGAGAATTGGAATCTCTGCGTTCTTCTCAGTCACCCTTTGGCAGTGATGCCTTTGAGTTGAGATCTTTGGATTCTCACGACATAATGCCGGCTCCCCGCAACAGCGAAGTTTCTATGAGGGAATCATTTGGTCAAGGCTATGAAAATGAACCTTTAGATCAATTATTCAATGAGAAACCGTTGGCAAATAGACACAATCCACGAGCAAACCTCTCCATAGCCGATTTGATGAACATACTACAGGTCCAACATCGCCGCTTGAGTACAGTTAAGGGTCGTCTATCGTTTTATCATAATTCACCCATAACCTCGTATGATGCCTTGGAGGCTTTGCGTGATAGTCCCGAATATTTGCCACTATTGAAAAATATAGTCTCCGATATAACTCGCATTGGTAGCAGTAATGGTTTCAAAAACTGTTCCTTGGAAGAGTTGGAGCGTTATATGTTCTTCTTGAGTCGTTACGCTGATATTTGCTTGAGTAGTTGCAACAATCATATGGATAAGATAATCAACACATTGAATGAACAAAGGACGATTTATGTTTAGataaagatttttaatattatatttagagaaaaaaattaaaagtttaataATTGACCTTCAAAAGGTCTCctaatataagaaaaaaaattaatacagaCAAAATTGAtagtaaaaaaacaaataaaattttaaaaaaatatttaaatgcctTAAAAATTGTTAGAGAGGACTGTATGAAACATCCCACCTATAACATATATCTATAAGGAAAAATTTACTCATTAAGAGGGCCACTATGAAAAAGATCActgttaaaggtggtctattccatatagaccaccgttaaaggtggtctattccatatagaccaccgttaaaggtg
The Stomoxys calcitrans chromosome 3, idStoCalc2.1, whole genome shotgun sequence genome window above contains:
- the LOC106083190 gene encoding uncharacterized protein LOC106083190, with translation MVVSQQYAHGIPKRLSIEELKKKYETQMPQEASKPQSPKVTKKIKVKQLASLYNGKISQLMEKEHGNKKANNTKDSQKSSLPKPVPLPRTRFDQNQTPVPSPRSKTLAKLQKSSTFFVAEDILAKLSVKDKALLYTQFVNDMSRKNPKFVNHAERIEANLKKEVKRGEVVNEKQESVKHLLKEIEARCVFPRQTISPEAMPRVTTIQRPSRRDSFKETVTKSKEFEDLMKREESHISSLTITLQSNNDKDLQTRHRRAKSLPRHKTQEDDLNLCETVHKRNNDKMRTTLSIDVYAPPKKIRRTRAEHLAPAQLFQNQHLEQLFYTWLKERQLEVETTKEVLGQSKIDQLLEQAIAKLETVETKQKKQVEVEVEDKVVPTTQQPCSKPMISSESSTTSSAKHSAAEESESGVSNMEKHISDVSPQECTESTIDDSGFVKPLKASRKKKMRRSLTWRKDSTMIESNILISSTDSEADHQLAQRKPPSKLANTDSPSFNEDSQFVEPSFEELDKTLMKSVNSPRKIKSAYTLTVCTPNSGLDSSSTSSLNTKRERHMEMNQSNMANYSTSKDSHMKKMTELPRSLVDSFDQGFETGSNDVDSPVRSNRKARPSRSKNSPTPMENQLAPESHKASRDKNQKSLANPSCFSTPIKHQAQHNLSSAFNETTTEVQTQIFSPISVPVKNRRRSIYDNESRRSSLAMQVIREDHPLEHHEIQSPSSVQNSGAFFANAPTLEFSSNLSDQTQQCSSFWIKSGDFSISLDIQKNESDRLKLLYEIFSQRSCDTKDLHFGIDGHRFAVHHNAYEEQDNAHRLPQLEGYSQYWFSSGDLAIPFSGKLMASQKVERLFQFIKASVEETGVLQFGVDNVEFSNVSQYWSQSPKFSLESNYSMLVGLQSGQSNGLEGRSKYAWPHSKPVQVSDLDQSDFESEYFEDNVSGRSSLSPFGNEQAQSSDTFGNDYQNESLDQLFQKTKNEKASQSNDSTKVPQVMNILQKQHQRLSSVKERLSSYHKSKAPAAEPLDALKGSPEYIAKLKDVVSHISRIGSDDGFKNCSLEDLERYMFFLSRYADICLNSCSGHMDKILDALLDQRAVFV